The following proteins are encoded in a genomic region of uncultured Vibrio sp.:
- a CDS encoding tautomerase family protein has protein sequence MVVIYGIKEYLNPIKAQLSDVIQASMTQVLSLPESKRAHRIVPLDQSDFYYPEGRTDAYTVIEINMMEGRKAETKKALIKALFANIESSLGISPVDIEITIKEQPPHCWGFRGMTGDDVKDLTYKVNV, from the coding sequence GTGGTAGTAATATATGGAATCAAAGAGTATTTGAACCCGATCAAGGCTCAATTATCTGATGTAATTCAAGCCTCTATGACACAAGTGTTGAGTCTGCCCGAAAGCAAGCGCGCTCACAGAATTGTTCCACTCGATCAGTCTGACTTCTATTATCCAGAAGGTCGTACGGATGCTTATACAGTCATCGAAATCAATATGATGGAAGGGCGTAAAGCTGAAACTAAAAAAGCTCTTATAAAGGCACTTTTTGCCAATATCGAATCTAGCTTGGGTATTTCTCCTGTAGACATCGAAATCACGATCAAGGAGCAACCACCACACTGCTGGGGTTTTCGTGGCATGACTGGAGATGACGTTAAAGACCTGACATATAAGGTAAATGTCTAG
- a CDS encoding DUF2513 domain-containing protein, translated as MKVDKEYLKQLLEAFESAERPTTNIRELEAKGFHYDDDKFVFHTDILVDKGYIESFAQNTRGVGYTMMGNGQRGWSVVPIRLTAFGHDFIESLNEPNVWAEIQANFKESSLDTISSVAKDLAKGYAKQKVKALLEAAGS; from the coding sequence ATGAAAGTTGATAAAGAATATTTGAAACAATTATTGGAAGCTTTTGAAAGCGCCGAAAGACCAACTACCAATATTCGTGAGCTTGAAGCTAAAGGCTTTCACTATGATGATGATAAATTTGTGTTTCATACCGACATATTAGTTGATAAGGGATACATCGAGTCATTCGCTCAGAATACTCGAGGTGTAGGTTATACGATGATGGGTAATGGTCAAAGAGGTTGGTCAGTTGTTCCAATTCGTCTTACTGCATTTGGCCATGATTTTATTGAATCTCTAAATGAACCAAATGTTTGGGCGGAAATTCAAGCTAATTTTAAAGAATCAAGCTTAGACACAATCTCATCTGTCGCAAAAGACCTAGCTAAAGGTTACGCAAAGCAAAAGGTCAAAGCATTACTAGAGGCTGCTGGCTCATAA
- a CDS encoding GNAT family N-acetyltransferase, which translates to MFEVREAIDEDYEFLFELKKTAEYEPIKAVFGWDENVQKEIHRNEWNEAKPTIIEIDGDPVGSYLVQAHPEHLYFGRFFLLPHCQGKGIGSQVLKTVIQLANEKSLPIQLCYLQGNRVGQLYKRLGFEVTRQDEQFVHMLKPRL; encoded by the coding sequence GTGTTTGAAGTTCGTGAAGCCATAGATGAAGACTACGAGTTCCTATTTGAGCTAAAGAAGACTGCCGAATACGAACCAATAAAAGCCGTTTTTGGTTGGGACGAAAACGTACAAAAAGAAATTCATCGCAATGAGTGGAATGAAGCAAAACCAACCATAATAGAAATTGATGGGGATCCTGTTGGTAGTTACCTAGTGCAGGCCCATCCTGAGCACTTGTATTTTGGTCGCTTTTTCTTGTTACCACACTGCCAAGGTAAAGGTATTGGTAGCCAGGTTTTGAAAACTGTAATTCAACTTGCTAATGAAAAATCACTGCCAATTCAGCTTTGTTATTTGCAAGGTAATCGAGTAGGGCAACTATATAAAAGGCTTGGTTTTGAGGTAACAAGGCAAGATGAACAGTTCGTGCATATGCTCAAACCACGCTTATAA
- a CDS encoding GNAT family N-acetyltransferase codes for MKIFEADNSMKEAIAQFYKAQGYHSAWSDTERAFICLNDGEIIGSVKVELINGVTILRGMYIASDFQGQGLGLKFLKYIEPVLNSCTAYCMPLAHVTDFYKHIGFKEVEESQYPQFLQQRCEKYREMGYSITTMRREKFA; via the coding sequence ATGAAAATATTTGAAGCCGATAACTCTATGAAAGAAGCTATCGCTCAATTCTACAAAGCTCAGGGTTATCATAGTGCTTGGTCTGATACTGAAAGAGCGTTTATATGCCTTAACGACGGTGAGATTATCGGCTCCGTGAAAGTTGAACTCATTAATGGCGTTACAATACTCAGAGGTATGTACATTGCCAGTGACTTTCAAGGTCAAGGTCTGGGGCTCAAATTTCTCAAGTATATTGAGCCTGTATTAAACTCATGCACAGCCTATTGTATGCCTCTTGCTCATGTAACAGATTTCTACAAGCATATCGGTTTCAAGGAAGTTGAAGAAAGTCAGTATCCTCAGTTTCTACAACAACGTTGTGAAAAGTATCGTGAAATGGGATATTCAATAACTACAATGCGCCGTGAAAAATTTGCATAA
- a CDS encoding DUF6236 family protein: protein MERGIVTPAQEILSNGDSLSINGGLPPEKLRYMALYWDKIVITDSNIFGTGVSGDGLLLEQAKVLRKETARMSLNGTFNGSGLAKMHFDGLSQVATQLTQENPGQWAIHQSGDQLVIPKGLSKDLVTADFELSKCLPVPLPDYPIDKLIAFKSQRDNELQGLRQTLDELYLEISKSQDIPRSKIVQITRLENAIKDLDKVAKESWGTRLLASRKVALDINLGTIGQGVVSGGLVGSNFNSPLLGVIAGAGHSLLASMKFEVSSSSQLASSVGSQLDLSYLTSLKNEDIVR, encoded by the coding sequence ATGGAAAGAGGTATCGTAACCCCAGCTCAAGAAATCTTGAGTAACGGAGATTCACTATCAATTAACGGTGGCTTACCTCCCGAAAAACTACGTTATATGGCTTTGTACTGGGATAAGATAGTTATAACCGACAGTAATATTTTTGGTACGGGAGTTTCCGGCGATGGTCTTTTACTAGAGCAGGCAAAAGTGTTACGAAAAGAGACTGCAAGAATGTCATTGAATGGGACATTCAATGGCAGTGGTTTGGCGAAGATGCATTTTGATGGACTGAGCCAAGTTGCAACTCAATTAACCCAAGAAAATCCCGGGCAATGGGCTATACATCAATCTGGTGACCAGCTCGTAATTCCGAAAGGCTTGTCTAAGGATTTAGTTACCGCTGATTTTGAACTATCAAAGTGTTTACCTGTACCGTTACCAGACTATCCCATAGATAAACTAATCGCATTTAAGTCGCAACGAGATAATGAGCTACAAGGTTTGCGTCAAACCCTCGATGAGTTATATCTTGAAATATCAAAATCCCAAGATATCCCTCGTTCAAAAATCGTACAAATAACTCGCCTAGAGAATGCAATAAAAGATTTAGATAAAGTAGCTAAGGAAAGTTGGGGGACTCGTTTGTTGGCGAGTCGCAAGGTTGCATTAGACATTAACCTTGGAACAATTGGACAAGGTGTAGTGTCCGGTGGGTTAGTTGGTAGCAACTTTAACAGCCCATTGTTAGGTGTTATTGCCGGAGCTGGTCATTCGTTACTTGCTAGCATGAAGTTTGAAGTCAGCTCTTCTTCTCAGCTAGCTAGTTCTGTTGGAAGTCAACTTGACCTTTCGTACCTGACGTCTCTAAAAAACGAAGATATTGTGCGCTAA
- a CDS encoding IS30 family transposase, which produces MKYTHLTENERYMISALRKQGISTVKIAKQLGRHKATIYREVERNCRYNKFFDRYSYQPERAQQMARNRLSRSRRNKRYSKIDFKLPEALLRLDWSPDQIVGYLRMRGYPTMSHELIYQHIWNDKTLGGTLWKHLRQSTKKRRKRYNSKDSRGRLAAKRHITERPAKAEHRKEPGHWEIDTVVGRGTKHCIVTLVDRMTGYTFIGQMDDRTSGSLNVRMSKIMTRSDLPFKTITADNGTEFHGYAQLEKHHNCLFYFANPYHSWERGTNENTNGLIRQYLPKRTSMSHVTQKLCNEIADKLNTRPRKRLGYRTPTEYIHAHL; this is translated from the coding sequence ATGAAATACACGCACCTCACTGAGAACGAAAGGTATATGATTTCTGCTCTCAGAAAGCAAGGAATTAGTACCGTTAAAATAGCTAAACAACTGGGGCGTCACAAAGCCACTATCTATCGAGAAGTTGAACGTAATTGCCGTTACAACAAGTTCTTCGATAGGTACTCTTATCAACCAGAACGGGCACAGCAAATGGCGCGCAACCGGCTGAGCCGCTCACGGCGAAATAAGCGCTACAGCAAAATCGACTTCAAGTTGCCTGAAGCCTTGCTACGACTGGATTGGAGCCCTGACCAAATCGTCGGATACTTAAGGATGAGAGGCTATCCGACAATGAGTCATGAGCTCATTTATCAGCACATCTGGAACGACAAAACTCTCGGTGGAACACTGTGGAAACACCTACGCCAGTCCACTAAGAAAAGGCGTAAAAGGTATAACTCAAAAGACAGCCGAGGACGGCTGGCGGCAAAGCGTCATATCACCGAAAGACCTGCAAAAGCTGAGCACAGAAAAGAGCCTGGTCATTGGGAAATTGATACCGTCGTTGGCCGCGGAACCAAGCACTGTATCGTGACTTTAGTCGACAGAATGACTGGCTACACTTTTATTGGGCAAATGGACGATAGAACAAGCGGGTCGCTCAACGTAAGAATGAGCAAAATCATGACCCGCTCTGACTTACCTTTTAAGACGATAACTGCGGATAACGGCACTGAATTTCATGGTTATGCACAACTAGAAAAACATCATAACTGTTTGTTTTACTTTGCAAATCCATACCATTCATGGGAACGAGGCACTAATGAAAACACCAATGGCTTGATACGACAATACTTACCAAAACGAACTTCCATGTCACACGTGACACAGAAGCTCTGCAATGAAATTGCGGACAAACTAAACACGCGCCCACGCAAAAGACTTGGGTATAGGACACCAACGGAGTATATTCATGCGCATCTGTAG
- a CDS encoding DNA topology modulation protein, with product MKRIAVIGSGGSGKSTFSALLGKKLNLPVHHLDQLYWKPNWVKTPKDDWLKIQKSLCESKCWIIDGNYQSTLDIRFEACDTVIFLDVNRYTCIYRALKRTLLSSKRPDLPEGCDERFDIEFIKFLWDYPKNSKPVIMDKLNTLTSNKRVIIAKSVEQALHLCKSS from the coding sequence ATGAAAAGAATTGCGGTCATTGGTTCCGGCGGTTCGGGTAAATCCACATTTTCGGCACTATTAGGTAAAAAGTTGAATTTGCCTGTTCATCATCTCGATCAGCTGTATTGGAAACCAAATTGGGTTAAAACTCCAAAAGATGATTGGCTCAAAATTCAAAAAAGTCTTTGTGAAAGCAAGTGTTGGATTATCGATGGTAATTACCAGAGCACCCTTGATATAAGGTTTGAAGCTTGTGACACAGTAATATTCTTAGATGTAAACCGATATACCTGTATCTATCGAGCACTAAAGAGAACATTATTAAGTAGTAAGCGTCCAGATTTACCTGAAGGTTGCGATGAAAGGTTTGATATCGAGTTCATCAAATTTTTATGGGACTATCCCAAAAATTCGAAACCCGTAATAATGGACAAACTCAATACACTTACAAGCAATAAGCGTGTAATTATCGCAAAATCGGTAGAGCAAGCACTCCACCTTTGCAAATCCAGTTAA
- a CDS encoding DUF3604 domain-containing protein produces MNIWKLSHLATATSCYIATLILAPYAIANTSENDVPKNPLKEAYFGEQHVHTGVSMDAFIAGNRLTPDDAYRFAQGEEIMVNGSMHKIKRPLDFVAVTDHSEFMGEAYSLMNEGAPGYDHEIAVAFREAPDLDTALKLYGKYVLTPLAGGGDPHPEFFQGIKAIKSTWKKNYEATEKHYQPGKFTTIHAYEWTSAPGGSNQHRNVFFRDTNVPEMPFSSNDGADPEMLWAWMQTQRDDGKKVFAIPHNSNESKGLLFAEASLTGVPINKEYAKTRASMEPLVEMMQVKGNSEVVPNFWPNDEFADFENALTIQKFNGRGFIKENFVRYGLGRGIKYHAELGINPFKYGFVGGTDSHNGTPSNVEEDNYKVGSHGYADQTAQVRSTSMLDGEMSIADSNPGALTAVWAESNTRGAIWDSMLAKETFATSGPRMKVRFFAGQGFSKSYASYEALVSDGYKKGVPMGGDYKGSKAPQFLVWAMKDPIGPNLDRIQIIKGWIENGEPKDTVYNVVASGKRLKSDGTVAPIDAPINLNTGEFNSEKGDPELMGVWTDPNWNPKQEAFYYVRVLQLPTARWTLYDELREGVKYPDDVKRQIVERAWASPIWYEVK; encoded by the coding sequence ATGAACATATGGAAGCTCTCACATCTCGCAACCGCTACAAGTTGCTATATAGCGACTCTCATTTTGGCACCTTATGCTATCGCAAATACATCTGAAAATGATGTGCCTAAGAATCCGTTAAAAGAAGCCTACTTTGGTGAGCAACACGTCCACACTGGTGTATCTATGGATGCGTTTATTGCCGGCAACAGGCTAACACCAGATGATGCGTATCGATTTGCTCAAGGCGAAGAGATCATGGTTAACGGCAGTATGCACAAAATCAAACGCCCACTGGATTTTGTCGCAGTGACCGATCACTCTGAGTTTATGGGCGAAGCATATAGCCTGATGAATGAAGGCGCTCCGGGTTATGATCATGAAATTGCTGTCGCGTTTCGCGAAGCGCCGGATCTTGATACGGCATTGAAACTTTACGGTAAGTACGTCCTTACGCCTTTAGCTGGTGGTGGTGACCCTCACCCCGAATTTTTCCAAGGTATCAAAGCGATAAAATCGACATGGAAGAAAAATTACGAAGCAACAGAAAAGCATTATCAACCGGGTAAATTTACTACCATTCATGCCTATGAATGGACCTCTGCACCTGGTGGCTCGAACCAGCATCGCAATGTTTTCTTCCGCGATACAAATGTACCCGAAATGCCATTTTCCTCAAACGATGGTGCGGATCCGGAAATGCTATGGGCTTGGATGCAAACTCAACGTGACGATGGAAAAAAGGTATTTGCTATTCCTCATAACTCTAATGAATCAAAAGGTTTGTTATTTGCAGAAGCGAGCCTGACTGGTGTGCCAATTAACAAAGAGTATGCCAAAACTCGGGCAAGTATGGAGCCGTTAGTCGAGATGATGCAAGTCAAAGGAAATTCTGAAGTTGTCCCAAATTTCTGGCCAAACGATGAATTTGCTGATTTTGAAAACGCTTTGACGATTCAAAAATTTAACGGCCGTGGTTTCATAAAAGAAAACTTCGTCCGTTATGGATTGGGTCGAGGCATCAAGTATCATGCTGAGCTAGGAATTAACCCATTTAAGTACGGCTTTGTTGGCGGAACAGATAGTCACAATGGTACGCCGAGTAACGTCGAAGAAGACAATTACAAAGTGGGTAGCCATGGTTACGCAGACCAAACTGCTCAAGTTCGCTCTACATCAATGTTAGATGGTGAGATGTCCATCGCTGATTCTAACCCTGGAGCTCTCACAGCAGTTTGGGCAGAGTCGAACACACGCGGTGCGATTTGGGATTCGATGCTCGCGAAGGAAACTTTCGCAACAAGCGGTCCTCGAATGAAAGTGCGTTTCTTTGCCGGACAAGGCTTCTCGAAAAGCTATGCGAGTTACGAAGCATTGGTTTCCGATGGTTATAAAAAAGGTGTACCAATGGGAGGTGATTACAAAGGTTCAAAAGCGCCTCAGTTCCTAGTTTGGGCGATGAAAGATCCTATTGGTCCTAATCTAGACCGCATCCAGATTATTAAAGGCTGGATTGAAAATGGTGAGCCGAAAGATACCGTTTATAACGTTGTCGCTTCGGGTAAACGTTTGAAATCGGATGGAACTGTCGCACCTATTGATGCGCCAATAAATTTAAATACTGGTGAGTTTAACTCTGAAAAAGGTGACCCTGAGTTGATGGGTGTTTGGACTGATCCAAACTGGAACCCTAAACAGGAAGCGTTTTATTATGTTCGTGTTCTCCAGTTGCCAACGGCTCGATGGACACTTTACGACGAGTTACGTGAGGGGGTGAAGTACCCAGATGATGTGAAGCGACAAATCGTTGAACGTGCCTGGGCGTCGCCAATTTGGTATGAGGTGAAGTAA
- a CDS encoding peptidylprolyl isomerase — MIKSIIREPLFHFAVLGGLLFSAWSWVSPSTSAEGNKDTIVIDQSRLNHLETLWKAQWKRDPAPEDVAAIIDRHLRQEVFYREAINMGLDKDDDIIRTRLAQKMEAVASDLSSLMKPPTDAELRAFHQQRADLFTLPDAIAFEQILFLPSEMDSPESEQLLADLQVGGELPDDRLNKLSVSSDWELTSVQIINNSFGSDFSETLAQTPVGEWVGPIRSGLGYHLVRVRESEPAHLAPFDEIEEYVAQQYEYYAVLDAQKEMFQALLDRYQVQITANNVPEQIMQEYTQP, encoded by the coding sequence ATGATTAAAAGTATTATTAGAGAACCCCTTTTTCATTTTGCTGTTTTAGGTGGTCTGCTTTTCTCAGCCTGGTCGTGGGTAAGCCCATCGACCTCGGCTGAGGGCAATAAAGATACGATTGTGATCGACCAAAGCCGCCTTAATCATCTTGAGACGCTTTGGAAAGCTCAGTGGAAACGCGACCCCGCTCCTGAAGATGTGGCTGCAATTATCGATCGTCATTTACGTCAGGAGGTGTTCTATCGTGAAGCTATAAATATGGGGCTTGATAAAGATGATGATATAATACGGACTCGCTTGGCGCAGAAAATGGAAGCAGTCGCGAGTGATTTGAGCTCTCTTATGAAGCCACCTACTGATGCCGAGCTGCGAGCGTTTCATCAACAGCGAGCTGATCTCTTTACCCTCCCTGATGCAATAGCTTTCGAGCAGATTCTTTTCTTACCTTCAGAAATGGACAGTCCAGAATCAGAGCAGTTGCTGGCGGATCTTCAAGTAGGTGGTGAACTTCCTGACGACAGGCTGAACAAACTGTCGGTTTCATCGGATTGGGAACTCACCTCAGTGCAAATCATTAATAATTCGTTTGGAAGTGATTTTTCTGAGACTCTAGCTCAAACTCCGGTGGGGGAGTGGGTTGGACCAATCCGATCCGGACTTGGATATCATCTGGTGCGAGTTCGAGAAAGTGAACCCGCTCATTTGGCACCTTTTGACGAAATTGAAGAGTATGTCGCGCAGCAATATGAATACTACGCCGTATTAGATGCTCAGAAAGAGATGTTTCAGGCGTTATTGGATAGATATCAGGTGCAGATCACCGCGAATAATGTTCCTGAACAAATAATGCAGGAGTACACACAGCCATGA
- a CDS encoding HupE/UreJ family protein, whose protein sequence is MMFRFVVKLLVCLLACLSAAQAHEVRPAYLQIDEQSPKQYELLWKIPTKDGMVQNIRPAFDSGFTLTPLPGQNVINGFVLFRYRLIGEKDLAGSTLVIENLNRTAMDTLVNISLLDGSHYSLLLKPRENAIEIPQAETGLQLVFSYTRLGIEHILEGWDHLAFVAALMLIVSGWPMLFKTITAFTVAHSITLGLATLDYVSLPPPPVEAMIALSIVLITAEAIQLRHDRQTLASRWPWTLAFTFGLLHGFGFAGALKEIGLPQVDVPVALLFFNVGVELGQLLFIATLLALIGLYRKLATFPKSAPVYSAYCIGTLATFWLIERLDSMFIS, encoded by the coding sequence ATGATGTTTCGCTTTGTGGTTAAATTGCTGGTCTGTCTACTTGCTTGTCTCTCTGCCGCACAAGCTCACGAAGTGAGGCCAGCCTATTTACAAATTGATGAGCAGTCTCCAAAGCAATATGAGCTGTTATGGAAGATCCCGACGAAAGATGGCATGGTTCAAAATATCCGTCCCGCATTTGATTCAGGTTTTACGCTGACACCACTACCGGGTCAAAACGTTATCAATGGCTTTGTTCTTTTCCGCTATCGCCTGATTGGTGAAAAAGATCTTGCGGGTTCGACACTGGTGATCGAAAACCTTAACCGTACGGCAATGGATACATTAGTAAACATTTCGCTACTTGATGGTTCTCACTACAGTTTATTGCTGAAACCGCGAGAAAACGCCATTGAGATACCACAGGCTGAAACTGGCTTGCAGTTGGTCTTTTCCTATACGCGTTTGGGTATCGAACACATACTTGAAGGCTGGGATCATCTGGCCTTTGTAGCGGCGCTCATGTTGATTGTGAGTGGATGGCCGATGTTATTTAAGACCATTACCGCATTTACTGTAGCGCACTCGATTACATTGGGTCTTGCAACACTGGATTATGTCTCTTTGCCGCCGCCGCCGGTAGAAGCGATGATCGCACTCAGTATCGTTCTGATTACAGCCGAAGCGATACAGCTTCGCCATGATCGTCAGACTCTTGCCAGTCGCTGGCCTTGGACTCTGGCTTTTACCTTTGGCTTATTGCACGGTTTTGGTTTTGCAGGTGCACTAAAAGAAATCGGTCTTCCGCAAGTCGATGTTCCAGTAGCACTTTTGTTCTTTAATGTGGGGGTGGAATTGGGACAACTGCTGTTTATCGCTACCTTGCTGGCTCTCATTGGACTCTATCGCAAGCTCGCCACATTTCCTAAATCAGCGCCCGTCTATTCCGCTTATTGTATTGGCACTTTGGCGACATTCTGGTTGATAGAGCGCTTAGATTCGATGTTTATCAGCTAG
- the glgC gene encoding glucose-1-phosphate adenylyltransferase yields MPQNYDRHISNLTKDTYALILAGGRGSRLFELTDFRAKPAVYFGGKFRIIDFPLSNCFNSGIHRVGIATQYKSHSLIRHISRGWGSLRAQQFVEILPASQRTGDDWYAGTADAVYQNIDIIRSHRPKYILILSGDHVYRMDYGTLLAEHVANNADMTVCCLEVDTEEAAGSFGVLTVDSKNKIVAFDEKPAQPNEIPNKPNKCLASMGNYLFNVDFLFNQLLKDVDVQGSTRDFGHDIIPSIINESNVFAYSFKDPDSENQPYWRDVGTLDSFWEANMELVTPKPQLDLYDKDWPIWTYQEQLPPAKFIFDNDERRGMAVDSTVSGGCIISGSTIRKSLLYSSVHAHSYSLIEESVLLPGSQVGEHAKLKRVILDSYCCIPAGLSIGYDKEQDEANGFRVTKKGITLVTKTMLENLAK; encoded by the coding sequence ATGCCCCAGAATTATGATAGACATATCAGTAATTTGACCAAAGACACTTACGCTTTGATATTGGCAGGTGGTCGAGGTAGTCGTTTATTTGAACTCACCGATTTTCGAGCAAAACCTGCTGTATATTTTGGTGGTAAGTTTCGTATTATCGATTTTCCACTATCAAACTGTTTCAATTCAGGTATTCACCGCGTAGGTATCGCTACACAATACAAGTCGCACTCGTTGATCCGTCACATTAGCCGCGGTTGGGGAAGCCTTAGGGCTCAACAATTTGTTGAAATTTTACCTGCTTCACAACGAACGGGCGATGACTGGTATGCTGGTACAGCGGATGCGGTATATCAAAATATTGATATAATTCGTTCACATAGACCCAAGTACATTCTAATTCTGTCTGGTGACCATGTATATCGTATGGACTACGGCACTCTACTAGCGGAGCATGTGGCAAATAACGCAGATATGACAGTCTGTTGCCTAGAAGTTGATACTGAAGAAGCTGCAGGTAGCTTTGGTGTTCTGACCGTAGATTCCAAAAACAAAATAGTCGCTTTTGATGAGAAACCAGCTCAACCTAATGAAATTCCGAATAAACCGAATAAGTGTTTGGCTTCAATGGGTAATTATTTATTCAATGTTGATTTTCTTTTTAACCAGTTATTAAAAGATGTGGATGTCCAAGGATCCACCCGCGATTTTGGCCACGATATCATTCCTTCAATCATTAATGAGAGTAATGTTTTTGCGTACTCTTTCAAAGATCCAGACAGTGAAAATCAGCCCTACTGGCGTGACGTGGGTACACTTGACTCATTTTGGGAAGCCAATATGGAACTTGTTACACCTAAACCACAACTTGACCTTTATGATAAAGACTGGCCGATTTGGACATATCAAGAACAGCTTCCACCTGCTAAATTCATTTTTGATAACGATGAACGCCGTGGTATGGCCGTAGATTCAACGGTTTCTGGAGGGTGCATTATTTCTGGTTCAACTATTAGAAAATCATTGTTGTATTCAAGTGTCCATGCCCACTCATACAGTCTTATTGAAGAGTCAGTACTGTTGCCTGGCAGTCAAGTTGGTGAACACGCTAAACTGAAGCGAGTTATCCTTGATAGTTATTGTTGTATCCCGGCCGGTTTGAGCATTGGTTATGATAAGGAACAGGATGAAGCCAATGGTTTTCGTGTTACAAAAAAAGGAATCACCCTAGTAACTAAAACTATGCTGGAAAATCTTGCTAAATAA